From a region of the Bacteroidales bacterium genome:
- a CDS encoding DUF4402 domain-containing protein produces MKKSIFRLFSFVLSLLFFSNLHAQEAVSITASATVLEISEIELVTIKEMNVDGSFAENGIVNISPVTDMNAGELLVKGRANAQMRITSPNQTVLVNTSGQGTLIFYYVLSGFWSDNKQASEILNAPDRILQFNEEGQYYLWVGGRVDINNARPGNYEGEFILEIEYI; encoded by the coding sequence ATGAAAAAGTCCATATTCAGGCTGTTCTCCTTCGTCTTGTCTCTTTTATTTTTCTCAAACCTTCATGCCCAGGAGGCTGTCAGCATCACTGCATCGGCTACCGTGTTGGAAATCAGCGAGATTGAGTTGGTGACCATCAAAGAGATGAATGTTGATGGATCCTTTGCCGAAAACGGGATAGTGAATATCTCGCCCGTCACCGATATGAATGCGGGGGAGTTGCTGGTAAAGGGCCGGGCCAATGCGCAGATGCGAATTACCTCTCCGAACCAGACTGTGCTGGTAAACACCTCAGGGCAGGGGACCCTTATTTTTTATTATGTTTTAAGCGGTTTCTGGTCAGATAACAAGCAAGCATCCGAAATCCTGAACGCACCCGATCGCATACTTCAATTCAATGAAGAAGGACAATACTACCTGTGGGTTGGCGGGCGGGTGGACATCAACAATGCACGCCCTGGAAATTATGAAGGCGAATTCATTCTTGAAATAGAATACATTTAA